A window of the Coprobacter fastidiosus genome harbors these coding sequences:
- the holB gene encoding DNA polymerase III subunit delta', producing the protein MFFKDIIGQDEVKKRLIHSVKSGQIAHAQLFCGPEGIGKLPLALAYARYIQCTNRGEDDACGVCPSCKQFSSVMHPDVHFVFPIYKNEKKKKRLCDDYIDEWRKCLSENQYLSLEQWLSYIDAENSQVSIYTDESREIIRKISLKTYESDYKIMIIWLPELMNPVCANKLLKILEEPYEKTVFLLVSNQPDKILGTILSRSQRINMRVVSPEKISEALQRRYSLGQQDADAVAHIANGNFIKALETIQLSEENQYFFDLFVRLMRLAYGRKIKDLKVWSEEAADMGREKEKRFLAYTQRMLRENYIYNLHIPEISYLNSREEQFSTRFAPFIHERNIISLMNELSKAESDISQNANGKIVFFDLAIKMIMLLKS; encoded by the coding sequence GTGTTTTTCAAAGATATTATCGGACAAGATGAGGTAAAGAAAAGATTGATACATTCTGTAAAATCCGGACAAATAGCTCATGCCCAACTGTTTTGCGGGCCTGAGGGAATCGGAAAATTACCTTTGGCTCTTGCTTATGCCCGATATATACAATGCACGAACAGGGGTGAAGATGATGCTTGTGGTGTGTGTCCGTCATGCAAACAATTCAGTTCGGTCATGCATCCCGACGTTCACTTTGTATTTCCGATTTATAAGAATGAAAAAAAGAAAAAACGTTTGTGCGACGACTATATAGATGAATGGCGCAAATGTCTCTCCGAGAATCAGTATCTTTCATTGGAACAGTGGCTTTCTTATATCGATGCAGAAAATTCCCAAGTAAGCATCTATACTGACGAAAGCCGTGAAATTATTCGGAAAATAAGTCTCAAAACTTATGAATCGGATTATAAAATCATGATTATCTGGTTACCCGAATTAATGAATCCCGTGTGTGCCAACAAATTGCTGAAAATACTGGAAGAACCTTACGAAAAGACCGTTTTTTTGTTGGTCAGCAATCAACCCGATAAAATATTGGGTACTATACTCTCCCGTTCACAACGCATTAATATGCGGGTCGTTTCACCCGAAAAAATATCGGAAGCCTTGCAAAGGCGATACTCCTTAGGACAACAAGATGCCGATGCTGTGGCACACATTGCAAACGGAAATTTTATTAAAGCTCTGGAAACGATACAGCTCTCAGAAGAAAACCAATATTTCTTCGATCTTTTCGTACGCCTCATGCGTCTGGCCTACGGCAGAAAAATAAAAGATTTAAAGGTCTGGAGTGAAGAGGCCGCCGATATGGGAAGAGAAAAAGAAAAACGTTTTCTGGCTTATACTCAACGTATGTTACGAGAAAATTATATTTATAATCTTCATATTCCCGAAATCAGCTATTTAAATAGTAGGGAAGAACAGTTTTCCACACGTTTCGCACCGTTCATACACGAACGTAATATTATTTCATTGATGAATGAACTGAGTAAGGCAGAATCGGACATATCACAAAATGCAAACGGAAAGATCGTATTTTTTGATTTGGCAATAAAAATGATTATGTTGCTGAAAAGTTAA
- the metF gene encoding methylenetetrahydrofolate reductase [NAD(P)H]: MKVIDLIKNSPTTAFSFEVLPPLKGNSIEKVFNTIDTLREFDPKYINITTHRSEFLYKDMEGGLYKRVTVRTRPGTVAVAAAIQNKYQIPAVPHIICSGFTQSETEYALIDLSFLGICDLLILRGDKAKHENRFIPTPEGHAHAIDLQAQVNRFNEGYFLDGSKMSLINTPFSYGVAGYPEKHDEAPNPDSDLFWLKEKVKAGAEYIVTQMFFDNEKYFSFVDRCKSEGIDVPIIPGIKPINFRNQLTVLPKVFHVDLPEALASELRKCKTDEEAKEVGVEWCILQAKELKEKGVPSIHFYSMMATESVKRVARQVY; the protein is encoded by the coding sequence ATGAAAGTCATAGATTTAATAAAAAACAGTCCTACGACCGCATTTTCTTTTGAAGTGCTTCCCCCTCTGAAGGGGAACAGTATCGAAAAAGTTTTCAATACGATAGATACATTACGGGAATTCGATCCCAAATATATCAATATCACGACCCATCGAAGCGAATTTTTATATAAAGATATGGAAGGGGGATTATATAAACGTGTGACTGTCCGCACCCGACCCGGAACTGTTGCAGTGGCTGCCGCTATTCAGAATAAATATCAAATTCCCGCTGTTCCCCATATAATATGCAGCGGATTTACTCAAAGTGAAACGGAATACGCCTTGATAGACCTGAGTTTTCTGGGAATATGCGACTTGCTGATTTTGCGAGGAGATAAAGCAAAACATGAAAACAGATTTATTCCGACTCCCGAAGGGCATGCGCACGCTATCGATCTGCAGGCCCAAGTAAACCGGTTTAATGAAGGATACTTTCTGGACGGAAGCAAAATGTCCCTCATAAATACTCCGTTTTCTTATGGTGTAGCAGGATACCCGGAAAAGCATGATGAAGCTCCCAATCCCGATTCAGACCTCTTCTGGCTTAAAGAAAAAGTAAAAGCAGGAGCAGAATATATCGTAACGCAAATGTTTTTTGATAATGAAAAATACTTTTCTTTTGTCGACCGTTGCAAGAGCGAAGGTATCGATGTACCCATTATTCCGGGCATCAAACCCATAAACTTCCGCAATCAACTTACGGTTCTACCCAAGGTTTTCCACGTCGATCTTCCTGAGGCACTGGCCTCTGAATTAAGAAAATGCAAAACCGATGAAGAGGCTAAAGAGGTTGGCGTAGAATGGTGTATATTACAAGCTAAGGAACTAAAAGAAAAAGGTGTACCAAGCATCCACTTTTACTCGATGATGGCTACCGAAAGTGTAAAACGTGTAGCACGGCAAGTATATTAA
- a CDS encoding alginate lyase family protein, translating to MRKMLLTVSLVFIAFISASQLRANNEANTLTEGVNNRSCEKTYRFFTDEDLRNVEASAKTEWGTKIVGMLKERVDERVRYGFDIPDKSTGRSQNYICPVHKKLFKFELDKPHDHYCPDCGKSYKSDFFDACWRNIYQHNMQYFIVDCGYLYLATKDKKYFDYLKEIFLEYADKYPQYPVYTKEQVAKSYYLGRMFEQWLEDAMWFSDVCPIYEIIRDGLTQQEREKIEKNLFQEAADMITARRGQHNWQAWNNAMRTSLAVTLKNDEMMDYAVNGSVGYIEEFKKMVYDDGWYKEASPGYHYFPLKALLQTANAARACGIDLYNEKLKSMLTGVVKAMYPNMTFPAHNDGGYMSDISNQDFLYEMGYSRFKDPFILQILAKVYATKDRNSALALLTNVDIKPDKTPLKQDSYLFDDTGIAILRSGDNTLVFRYGFSDGGHSHPDRLSVTLHNGEREILTDCGTYSYAQPAYLGWQKRGLSHNLVLVDGQDMQIRGAKTAGRLLSFDPDKNGGVASAVLDNNGYTGVKLTRTVELDRNKFIDRFEAQSEEEHTYDYVLALSDKPELGDGFIDARFEGKSPAYEFIKSVKSKIYKNGIVTFKAGTTKFEIRNTYKTPIEVFWAEAPDIMYGSSEKDTHTIKSYMLVVRTKGKNLSISSDIILGKKR from the coding sequence ATGAGAAAGATGTTACTGACGGTATCGCTTGTTTTTATTGCTTTTATAAGTGCTTCGCAACTCAGAGCAAATAATGAAGCGAATACTTTAACAGAAGGAGTAAATAACCGCTCTTGCGAAAAAACTTATCGTTTTTTTACGGATGAAGATTTGAGGAATGTAGAAGCCTCTGCTAAAACCGAATGGGGTACTAAAATTGTCGGTATGTTGAAAGAAAGAGTCGATGAACGTGTCCGTTACGGTTTTGACATTCCCGATAAATCGACTGGACGTAGTCAGAACTATATTTGTCCTGTACATAAAAAGCTGTTTAAATTCGAGCTTGACAAGCCTCATGACCACTATTGTCCCGATTGCGGAAAATCTTATAAAAGTGACTTTTTCGATGCTTGCTGGCGCAATATCTATCAGCATAATATGCAATATTTTATTGTCGATTGCGGTTATTTATATTTAGCTACAAAAGACAAAAAATATTTTGATTACCTAAAGGAAATCTTCTTGGAATATGCCGATAAATATCCGCAATATCCGGTTTATACAAAAGAGCAAGTTGCTAAATCTTATTATTTGGGCAGAATGTTTGAACAATGGTTAGAAGATGCCATGTGGTTTTCCGATGTTTGTCCGATTTATGAAATCATAAGGGATGGTCTGACACAGCAAGAGAGAGAAAAAATTGAGAAAAATCTGTTTCAGGAAGCTGCCGATATGATTACGGCCCGTCGTGGACAGCACAATTGGCAGGCTTGGAATAATGCTATGCGAACATCGTTGGCTGTAACCTTAAAAAATGACGAGATGATGGATTATGCGGTTAACGGCAGTGTCGGCTATATCGAAGAGTTCAAAAAGATGGTTTATGATGACGGCTGGTATAAAGAAGCTTCGCCCGGGTATCACTATTTCCCGCTTAAGGCTCTTTTGCAGACGGCAAATGCAGCAAGGGCTTGCGGTATAGATCTTTATAATGAGAAACTGAAAAGTATGCTTACGGGTGTTGTTAAAGCAATGTATCCGAACATGACTTTTCCTGCTCATAATGACGGGGGATATATGTCCGATATTTCAAATCAGGATTTTTTATATGAGATGGGATATTCCCGCTTCAAAGATCCTTTTATCTTGCAAATCTTAGCAAAAGTCTATGCGACCAAAGATCGGAATTCGGCATTGGCTTTACTGACGAATGTCGATATTAAACCGGATAAGACGCCGTTGAAACAAGATAGTTATCTGTTTGATGATACGGGAATCGCAATTTTGCGTTCAGGAGATAATACGTTGGTCTTCCGTTATGGTTTTAGTGATGGAGGGCACAGTCATCCCGACCGACTTTCGGTTACGTTGCACAATGGAGAGAGAGAAATTCTTACAGATTGCGGTACTTATAGTTATGCACAACCTGCATATTTAGGATGGCAAAAGCGAGGATTGTCTCATAACCTCGTATTGGTGGACGGGCAAGATATGCAGATCAGGGGAGCTAAGACTGCCGGTCGTTTATTATCGTTCGATCCCGATAAAAACGGGGGAGTTGCTTCCGCTGTATTGGATAATAATGGTTATACCGGGGTAAAACTGACTCGTACGGTAGAACTTGATCGCAATAAATTTATAGATCGGTTTGAGGCGCAGTCTGAAGAAGAGCACACTTATGATTATGTTCTGGCTTTATCTGATAAGCCGGAACTCGGAGACGGCTTTATAGATGCTCGTTTCGAAGGTAAATCTCCGGCTTATGAATTTATAAAAAGCGTAAAGTCTAAAATTTATAAGAATGGCATCGTGACTTTTAAAGCCGGAACAACTAAATTTGAAATTAGGAATACCTATAAAACTCCTATTGAAGTTTTTTGGGCAGAAGCACCGGATATTATGTACGGTAGTTCCGAGAAAGATACGCATACAATAAAATCATATATGCTTGTGGTGCGGACCAAGGGAAAAAATCTTTCTATAAGTAGTGATATAATATTGGGTAAAAAACGTTAG
- a CDS encoding TlpA family protein disulfide reductase, with protein MKNLFILFLFLIPFGVFAQESVTQSEDGKGLIVQLKKHIAFFDADSVRISTEMFNDSLATLKYFMSSRNVEDTTVFLLTRKFSKNYRECIGEKLPDLEIKDLAGNKLAVGKNKNISLIVFWNIYCPPCIKELKILDALREEYPETDIFAITSNSRDTVRSFMQKHNFKWENIHLISDCSYEEKYPLFKEIQIAPFSVIVDRNLVVKDVFVAEGMRRMLTVLDSLDKESE; from the coding sequence ATGAAAAATTTGTTTATTCTATTTTTATTTTTGATCCCATTTGGAGTGTTTGCTCAAGAATCAGTAACGCAGAGTGAAGATGGTAAAGGCCTGATCGTTCAGCTGAAAAAACATATAGCCTTTTTTGATGCTGACAGTGTAAGAATATCTACGGAGATGTTTAATGATTCGTTGGCAACATTAAAATATTTTATGAGCTCAAGAAATGTAGAGGATACTACAGTTTTTCTGTTGACGAGAAAATTTTCTAAAAATTATCGGGAATGTATCGGTGAAAAACTGCCCGATTTGGAGATTAAGGATTTAGCCGGGAATAAACTGGCGGTCGGGAAAAATAAGAATATCTCGTTAATTGTTTTTTGGAATATCTATTGTCCTCCCTGTATTAAAGAGCTCAAAATATTGGATGCTCTCAGAGAAGAATATCCCGAGACCGACATTTTTGCCATTACAAGTAATAGTCGGGACACAGTCCGTTCTTTTATGCAAAAACATAATTTTAAATGGGAAAATATTCATCTTATCTCGGATTGCAGCTATGAGGAAAAATACCCGCTCTTTAAAGAAATACAAATAGCTCCGTTCAGTGTAATTGTAGATCGTAATCTGGTAGTAAAAGATGTGTTTGTCGCAGAAGGCATGCGCAGGATGTTGACCGTTTTGGATTCATTGGATAAAGAATCTGAATAA
- a CDS encoding hybrid sensor histidine kinase/response regulator: MIGYLLLIVIAFFSVFFLFDKFSRLSLPDEEEGAMRSKRSLISETLALLYESEGDLQALSSGHVRNSRHYRQTFDKMYRNLDSLKQLVTDTLQKQRMDSIIVLLTEKESNSLAWLRLRRNADVGNLYEQNIQREITRRDSVVKSVQIRKKIVVKQDTLTVRNPRKSFFKRLADAFSTRKEDENTVYSQSQQLITDTVVQPYNAADTIANIFSDIQYAVFDQQKELQNRVTRRSEALRYNNQILLVKINNLVRAFEQEELDRSLARYQDRDQVMRHSVQVVGGIAVFSLILIVLFIIFIWKDISRSNRYRRELEESNRRAEELLKSREQLMLTITHDIKAPLSSIIGYIDLLSGHIRESRAKYYLENMKSSSDHLLQLVTDLLDYHRLDSDKMEIHDVPFEPYRFFCEIGDSFIPVAGKKNLELITEIDKDLQGAYLGDPFRIRQVVNNLLSNAIKFTEKGSVALRVKLLGSRLKIQVEDTGMGIAEDDRERIFKEFTRLPGAQGAEGFGLGLSITKKLVLLLGGKISVDSTLEQGTCFTVIIPFKKTDMVIPEETAEESAVLDMGKNVRCLLVDDDRLQLELTASLMKRYNFSCVCCEHPKEVLGLLSDQKFDFVFTDIQMPELSGFELVRLIRASDLPEVRSIPVVALTARSNMSDNEFLSAGFTSHLNKPFTGKELYDLVVRYYPDYISDLYTEETVHNPEEELRFSALLAFAGDDKDAANEILASFVSETRQNLERFKSARQDKDMSTISAVSHKLIPLFTLLEHRECTDILIELEKIKGEFNFEIDQKCQLVETYIVNTISEAERYITLHN; encoded by the coding sequence TTGATTGGGTATTTGTTGCTGATAGTAATAGCCTTTTTTTCTGTGTTCTTTTTATTCGATAAATTTTCCCGCCTTTCTCTTCCCGATGAGGAAGAAGGAGCTATGCGAAGTAAGCGTTCTCTAATTAGTGAGACATTGGCATTATTATATGAGTCGGAGGGTGACTTGCAAGCATTGAGTAGCGGACATGTCCGCAATAGCAGGCATTATCGTCAAACTTTTGATAAAATGTACCGAAATTTAGACTCTTTGAAACAGTTGGTTACCGATACGTTACAAAAGCAGCGGATGGATAGTATTATCGTGCTTTTAACCGAGAAAGAATCTAATTCGTTGGCATGGTTGAGATTACGCCGGAATGCAGATGTCGGTAATTTGTATGAACAAAACATTCAGAGAGAAATAACCCGTAGGGATTCGGTAGTTAAGTCGGTACAAATCAGGAAAAAAATTGTAGTAAAACAAGATACCCTCACGGTCAGAAATCCGAGAAAAAGTTTCTTTAAGCGTTTGGCAGATGCTTTTTCTACACGGAAAGAAGATGAAAATACGGTGTATAGTCAATCTCAGCAATTGATTACCGATACGGTTGTTCAACCTTATAATGCAGCAGATACGATTGCCAATATATTTTCCGATATACAGTATGCCGTTTTCGATCAGCAAAAAGAATTGCAGAATCGGGTTACTCGCAGGAGTGAGGCTCTACGTTATAATAACCAAATTTTGTTGGTCAAAATCAATAATTTGGTAAGAGCTTTCGAACAAGAAGAGTTAGACAGATCTTTGGCACGTTATCAGGACAGAGACCAGGTGATGAGGCATTCTGTACAGGTGGTGGGAGGTATTGCCGTGTTCTCTTTGATTTTGATAGTTCTTTTCATCATTTTTATTTGGAAAGATATTTCCCGGAGTAACCGTTATCGGAGAGAACTTGAAGAATCGAATCGTCGGGCAGAAGAATTATTGAAAAGCAGAGAACAGTTGATGTTGACTATTACACATGACATTAAAGCTCCATTAAGTTCGATTATCGGTTATATCGATCTTTTATCCGGACATATTCGTGAATCCCGGGCAAAATATTATTTGGAGAATATGAAGAGTTCATCAGATCATCTTCTTCAATTGGTAACCGATTTACTGGATTATCATAGACTGGATTCTGATAAAATGGAGATACATGATGTGCCGTTTGAGCCGTATCGTTTTTTTTGTGAGATAGGAGATAGTTTTATACCTGTAGCAGGTAAAAAGAATTTAGAACTGATAACCGAAATCGATAAAGATTTGCAGGGCGCTTATCTGGGAGATCCTTTCCGTATTCGGCAAGTTGTAAATAATTTATTGTCGAACGCTATAAAATTTACAGAAAAAGGCTCAGTTGCATTGCGAGTCAAGCTATTAGGTAGTCGGTTGAAAATTCAGGTAGAAGATACCGGTATGGGAATTGCGGAAGATGACCGTGAACGCATTTTTAAGGAGTTTACGAGACTTCCCGGAGCGCAGGGTGCTGAAGGTTTTGGTTTGGGATTATCTATAACAAAAAAACTGGTCTTGCTTCTTGGCGGAAAAATTTCGGTCGATAGTACACTCGAGCAAGGAACATGTTTTACGGTAATTATTCCGTTTAAGAAAACGGATATGGTAATACCGGAAGAAACTGCAGAAGAAAGTGCTGTGCTTGATATGGGAAAGAATGTTCGTTGTTTGTTGGTAGATGATGATCGTTTGCAGCTTGAGCTTACGGCGTCATTGATGAAACGTTATAATTTTTCTTGTGTTTGTTGTGAACATCCGAAAGAAGTGCTTGGCTTATTGTCAGACCAAAAGTTCGATTTTGTATTCACAGATATTCAGATGCCTGAATTATCCGGCTTTGAATTAGTTCGTTTAATTCGTGCTTCTGATTTGCCGGAAGTTCGATCCATTCCTGTTGTAGCATTGACTGCCCGGTCTAATATGTCTGATAATGAATTTCTATCAGCGGGTTTTACGTCACATTTAAACAAGCCTTTTACGGGAAAGGAGTTATATGATCTTGTAGTCCGATATTATCCGGATTATATTTCTGATTTATATACGGAAGAAACCGTTCATAATCCAGAGGAGGAACTTCGTTTTTCTGCGTTATTGGCATTTGCAGGAGATGATAAAGATGCGGCGAATGAGATATTGGCATCGTTTGTCTCTGAGACAAGACAAAATCTGGAACGTTTCAAGAGTGCTCGTCAAGATAAAGATATGAGTACGATATCTGCTGTGTCACATAAATTGATACCGCTATTTACATTGTTGGAACATCGAGAGTGTACCGATATATTGATTGAGTTGGAGAAAATTAAAGGAGAATTCAATTTCGAGATTGATCAAAAATGCCAACTTGTAGAAACTTATATTGTAAATACGATTTCAGAGGCAGAACGGTACATTACCCTACACAATTGA
- a CDS encoding acyl-CoA carboxylase subunit beta codes for MAGGADRIGKQHAAGKLTARERIELLLDPASFNELDKFVVHRCKDYGMDGARIPGDGVVSGYGRIEGRLVFVYAYDFTVFGGTLSAENARKIMKVQDLALKNGAPVIALNDSGGARIQEGVESLSGYAGIFFRNTMASGVIPQISAILGPCAGGACYSPALTDFIFMVRGYSHMFVTGPDVVKAVTHELVGKEELGGAVTHASVSGVAHFLGDSEKEVILEIRELLSFLPANNMEDAPCVPCRDDIRREVTGLREVIPDDPNIPYDMKEVIVPVVDDGYFFEVMPDFAKNIVIGFARLGGRTVGIVANQPAFLAGVLDIDASDKAARFIRFCDCFNIPLVTFEDVPGFLPGTVQEHNGIIRHGAKVVYAFAEATVPKVTLITRKAYGGAYIVMASKLTGADINLAFPNAEIAVMGAEGAVNILFRNADNEKRAELTEEYRERFANPFRAAELGYIDEVILPEQTRAKLIAALEMAQNKNVSNPPKKHGNMPL; via the coding sequence ATGGCCGGAGGGGCTGACCGAATCGGTAAGCAGCATGCGGCCGGTAAGTTGACGGCGAGGGAGAGGATCGAATTGTTGTTGGATCCGGCTTCTTTTAATGAGCTGGACAAGTTCGTGGTGCACAGGTGTAAGGATTATGGAATGGACGGGGCGAGGATTCCCGGGGACGGGGTCGTGTCGGGGTATGGCAGGATCGAGGGCAGGCTCGTGTTTGTGTATGCTTATGATTTTACGGTGTTCGGGGGTACGTTGAGTGCGGAGAATGCTCGGAAGATCATGAAGGTGCAGGATCTGGCTTTGAAGAACGGTGCTCCGGTGATCGCTTTGAATGATTCGGGCGGCGCGCGTATTCAGGAGGGGGTGGAGAGCTTGTCCGGGTATGCGGGTATTTTTTTCCGCAATACCATGGCTTCGGGGGTGATTCCGCAGATTTCGGCTATTCTCGGACCTTGTGCCGGGGGGGCGTGTTATTCGCCGGCTTTGACCGATTTTATTTTTATGGTCAGGGGGTACAGTCATATGTTCGTTACCGGGCCGGATGTGGTTAAGGCGGTGACGCATGAACTGGTCGGTAAGGAGGAGCTGGGGGGAGCGGTGACGCATGCTTCGGTCAGCGGTGTGGCCCATTTCTTGGGGGATTCCGAGAAGGAGGTGATATTGGAGATCCGGGAGTTGTTGAGTTTCTTGCCGGCTAATAATATGGAGGATGCTCCGTGTGTCCCTTGCAGGGATGATATTCGTCGTGAGGTGACGGGATTGAGAGAGGTGATTCCGGATGATCCGAATATTCCTTATGATATGAAGGAGGTCATTGTGCCGGTGGTCGATGATGGATATTTTTTTGAGGTCATGCCGGATTTTGCCAAGAATATTGTGATCGGATTTGCAAGGTTGGGGGGACGGACTGTCGGGATCGTGGCGAACCAGCCTGCTTTCCTTGCGGGGGTGTTGGATATCGATGCTTCGGATAAGGCGGCTAGGTTTATCCGCTTTTGTGATTGTTTTAATATTCCGTTGGTGACGTTTGAGGATGTGCCGGGATTTTTGCCGGGGACGGTACAGGAGCATAACGGGATTATCAGGCACGGGGCGAAGGTGGTATATGCTTTTGCCGAGGCGACTGTTCCAAAGGTCACTTTGATTACCAGAAAGGCGTATGGCGGGGCGTATATCGTTATGGCCAGCAAACTGACCGGGGCGGATATCAATCTGGCTTTCCCGAATGCTGAGATTGCTGTCATGGGGGCTGAGGGCGCCGTGAATATCTTGTTCAGGAATGCGGATAATGAAAAGAGAGCGGAACTGACCGAGGAATACAGGGAGAGGTTCGCTAATCCTTTCAGGGCCGCGGAGCTCGGATATATCGACGAGGTGATTCTTCCTGAGCAGACCAGGGCCAAGCTAATTGCCGCTCTGGAAATGGCTCAGAACAAGAATGTTTCTAATCCTCCTAAAAAGCATGGAAATATGCCGTTGTAA
- a CDS encoding acetyl-CoA carboxylase biotin carboxyl carrier protein subunit: protein MEIRVGNRIAEVELISKVGNCVRMSIDGKVLDLDVMMAENGVCSILMDGVSYNAELIRAEGGKSYTVNTAFASLPVEILDAKAKLLSARRKEGERQADRIVALMPGKVVRVMAAEGDRLAAGDTVLVVEAMKMQSNFKVSEDCVVREVLVKEGDLVNTDQVLVWLNLNGLEAYGE, encoded by the coding sequence ATGGAGATTCGTGTTGGTAACAGGATAGCGGAGGTCGAGTTGATCAGTAAGGTGGGGAATTGTGTGAGGATGTCTATTGATGGCAAGGTCTTGGACCTGGATGTGATGATGGCTGAGAATGGGGTGTGTTCGATTTTGATGGACGGGGTTTCTTATAATGCCGAGTTGATCAGGGCTGAGGGGGGAAAGTCTTATACCGTCAATACGGCGTTTGCTTCTTTGCCGGTGGAGATTCTGGATGCGAAGGCCAAGTTGTTGTCTGCCCGAAGAAAGGAGGGGGAGAGACAGGCTGACAGGATTGTCGCTCTCATGCCGGGAAAGGTCGTGAGGGTGATGGCGGCCGAGGGGGACAGGCTGGCGGCCGGGGATACCGTATTGGTAGTCGAGGCCATGAAGATGCAGAGTAATTTTAAGGTGAGTGAGGATTGTGTGGTCAGGGAGGTTCTCGTCAAGGAGGGGGATCTGGTGAATACTGATCAGGTGTTGGTGTGGCTTAATTTAAATGGTTTGGAGGCTTATGGAGAATAA
- the accC gene encoding acetyl-CoA carboxylase biotin carboxylase subunit: MIKKILVANRGEIAVRVMRSCKEMEIRTIAVFSEADRAARHVMYADEAYCIGPAEARESYLNIDRIIQVALEHGADAIHPGYGFLSENPDFARRCRRAGIVFIGPEPETMEVMGDKISARRRMREAGVPVVPGTTENLNSSEEAIDVCNRIGYPVMLKASAGGGGKGMRLARRPEEVEEAFLAAKSEALASFGDDTVYIEKFVVHPHHIEFQILGDRHGNVIHLCERECSVQRRNQKIVEETPSPFISEALRRDMGEKAVAAAKAVNYVGAGTIEFLVDGDGNYFFLEMNTRLQVEHPITEEVLGIDLVKEQIHIANGRPLRLRQGDIIQRGHAIECRICAEDTLADFLPAPGIVRQITEPNGIGVRVDSYVYEGYEIPVFYDPMIGKLIVWATCREYAIERMRRVLFEYKITGVKTNIAYLRRIMDTPDFVTGGYDTGFVEKNAVFLREGYDARDEVCVEVAMIAAYIDYLMGFEENVTGRTDNRPISRWRAFGIHKGVLRI, encoded by the coding sequence ATGATAAAGAAGATATTGGTAGCCAATCGCGGCGAGATCGCTGTCCGAGTGATGCGGTCGTGCAAGGAGATGGAGATACGGACCATCGCCGTATTCTCCGAGGCCGACAGGGCGGCCAGGCATGTGATGTATGCCGATGAGGCGTATTGTATCGGCCCGGCTGAGGCCAGGGAGAGTTATTTGAATATCGACAGAATTATTCAGGTGGCTCTCGAGCACGGGGCGGATGCGATTCATCCCGGATATGGCTTCTTGTCTGAGAATCCGGATTTTGCCAGAAGGTGCAGGAGGGCTGGCATCGTTTTCATCGGTCCTGAGCCCGAGACTATGGAGGTTATGGGGGATAAGATTTCTGCGCGTAGGAGAATGAGGGAGGCGGGTGTGCCGGTTGTACCCGGTACTACTGAGAACCTGAATTCTTCTGAGGAGGCCATAGACGTCTGCAATCGTATCGGATATCCGGTGATGTTGAAGGCTTCGGCCGGTGGCGGTGGAAAGGGTATGAGGCTGGCAAGAAGGCCCGAAGAGGTCGAGGAGGCGTTTCTGGCGGCTAAGTCCGAGGCTTTGGCTTCTTTTGGGGATGATACCGTATATATCGAAAAATTCGTAGTGCATCCGCATCATATCGAGTTCCAGATTCTGGGGGACAGGCACGGGAATGTGATTCATCTTTGTGAGAGGGAGTGTTCGGTGCAGAGGAGGAATCAGAAGATCGTGGAGGAGACGCCTTCGCCGTTTATTTCCGAGGCTTTGAGACGGGACATGGGTGAGAAGGCTGTGGCAGCGGCTAAGGCCGTGAATTATGTCGGGGCTGGAACGATAGAGTTTCTTGTGGACGGGGACGGGAATTATTTCTTTCTCGAGATGAATACTCGCCTGCAGGTCGAGCATCCGATTACAGAGGAGGTCCTGGGGATCGATCTGGTAAAGGAGCAGATTCATATTGCTAATGGAAGGCCTTTGAGATTGAGGCAGGGGGATATTATCCAGAGGGGGCATGCGATTGAGTGCCGAATTTGTGCCGAGGATACGCTGGCGGATTTCTTGCCTGCGCCCGGGATTGTCAGACAGATTACTGAGCCGAACGGTATCGGGGTAAGGGTGGACAGTTATGTGTATGAGGGATATGAGATTCCTGTGTTTTATGATCCGATGATCGGTAAGTTGATCGTGTGGGCTACTTGCAGGGAGTATGCGATCGAGAGGATGAGAAGGGTTTTGTTCGAGTATAAGATTACCGGGGTGAAGACGAATATCGCTTATTTGAGGAGGATCATGGATACGCCGGATTTTGTGACAGGGGGGTATGATACGGGATTCGTCGAGAAGAATGCGGTGTTTCTTCGTGAGGGGTATGATGCCCGGGACGAGGTTTGTGTGGAGGTGGCGATGATTGCTGCTTATATTGATTATTTGATGGGGTTTGAGGAGAATGTGACGGGGAGAACCGATAACAGGCCGATCAGCAGATGGAGGGCGTTCGGTATTCATAAGGGGGTTTTGAGAATTTAA